In Eubalaena glacialis isolate mEubGla1 chromosome 2, mEubGla1.1.hap2.+ XY, whole genome shotgun sequence, a single genomic region encodes these proteins:
- the CCPG1 gene encoding cell cycle progression protein 1, with translation MSENSSDSDSSCGWTVINHEGSDIEMVNSEHGAANDSCELTPECSSLSQEELQVLQLEQGESSQNGAVLMGGTTYPALEEMKSALEGEEEKLPDDNLYFGTVSDDSDIVTLEPPKLEETGNQEETIIVKEAESPEDFNMGSSSSSQYTFCQPETVFSSQPSDDESSSDETSHQPSPAFRRRRARKKTVSSSESEERLLAEQETEPSKDPCKRQFNSGLNKCVILALVIAISMGFGHFYGTIQIQKRQQLVRKIHEDELNDMKDYLSQCQQEQGSFIDFKSLKENLARCWTHTEAEKMSFETQKKNLDTENQYLRISLEKEEKALSSLQEELRKLREQIRILEDKGTSADLVTENQKLKQHLEEEKLKTQSFLNQKETLLAEAKMLRRELEREQLITMALRVELQQLSSSQSYSNPDSPSVVTENKEIEVLRERLTELERKLNFEQQRSDLWERLYVEAKDQNGKQETDGKKKGNRGNHRAKNKSKETFLGSVKETFDAMKNSTKEFVRHHKEKIKQAKEAVKENLKKFSDSVKSTFRHFKDTTKNIFDEKGNKRFGATKEAAAKKPTTVFSEYLYPQYKAHTQNQNSRGPTTQRERRKEKPHFEEFGKNTNSQKCSAEHDCGENYNSFRKACSGVFECAQQESINLFNVKTLNPVRIDEFRQLIERYLLEKLDSFHHWKELDHFINKFFLNGVFIHDQKLFTDFVNDVKDYLKDMKEYQVDNDGVFEKLDGYMYRHFFGHTFSPPYGPSRPDKKQRMVNIESSRHRKQEQKHPQPQPYKREGKWHKYGRTNGRHMANLEIELGQLPFDPKY, from the exons ATGTCTGAGAATTCCAGTGACAGTGATTCATCTTGTGGTTGGACTGTCATCAATCATGAG GGGTCTGATATAGAGATGGTGAATTCTGAACATGGTGCAGCCAATGACAGCTGTGAGCTCACCCCAGAATGTTCATCTTTATCACAAGAGGAGCTACAAGTATTGCAGTTAGAGCAGGGAG AGAGCAGCCAGAATGGCGCAGTGTTAATGGGAGGAACTACTTATCCAGCTTTGGAGGAAATGAAGTCAGCACTTGAG ggagaggaagaaaagttACCTGATGACAATCTCTATTTTGGAACTGTCAGTGATGATTCTGATATTGTTACACTTGAGCCACCTAAGTTAGAAGAAACtgggaatcaagaagaaacaataATTGTTAAAGAAGCAGAGAGTCCAGAAGACTTTAACATGGGCTCTTCCTCTAGCAGCCAGTATACGTTTTGTCAGCCAGAAACTG tattttcatcTCAGCCTAGCGATGACGAATCAAGTAGTGATGAAACCAGTCATCAGCCCAGTCCGGCCTTTAGACGACGCCGTGCTAGGAAGAAGACTGTTTCTAGTTCAGAATCTGAAGAAAGGTTACTTGCTGAACAAGAAACTGAACCTTCTAAGGATCCGTGTAAACGTCAATTCAATAGTGGTCTCAATAAGTGTGTTATACTTGCTTTGGTGATTGCAATCAGCATGGGATTTGGACATTTCTATG gcacAATTCAGATTCAGAAGCGTCAACAGTTAGTCAGAAAGATACATGAAGATGAATTGAATGATATGAAGGATTATCTTTCCCAGTGTCAACAGGAACAAGGGTCGTTTATAGATTTTAAG tCATTGAAAGAAAACCTTGCAAGGTGTTGGACTCATACTGAAGCAGAGAAAATGTCCTTTGAAACTCAGAAAAAGAACCTTGATACAGAAAATCAGTATCTAAGAATATctctggagaaggaagaaaaagcctTATCTTCATTACAGGAAGAGTTAAGGAAACTAAGAGAACAGATTAGGATATTGGAAGATAAAGGGACAAGTGCTGACTTAGTTACAGAAAATCAGAAACTTAAGCAGCATTTGGAagaagaaaagctgaaaacacAAAGCTTCCTTAATCAAAAGGAGACTCTGTTGGCAGAAGCAAAGATGCTAAGGAGGGAACTGGAAAGAGAACAACTAATAACCATGGCTTTAAGGGTGGAACTCCAGCAGCTAAGCTCTAGTCAGTCATATAGCAACCCAGACTCTCCCAGTGTAGTGACTGAAAACAAGGAAATAGAAGTGTTACGGGAAAGACTCACTGAGCTGGAGCGCAAGCTAAACTTTGAACAGCAGCGTTCTGACTTGTGGGAAAGACTGTATGTTGAAGCAAAAGATCAAAATGGAAAACAAGAAACtgatggaaaaaagaaagggaacagaGGAAACCACAGAGCTAAAAATAAGTCAAAGGAAACATTTTTGGGTTCTGTTAAGGAAACATTTGATGCCATGAAGAATTCTACCAAGGAGTTTGTGAGGcatcataaagaaaaaattaaacaggcTAAAGAAGCtgtaaaagaaaatctgaaaaaattctCAGATTCAGTTAAATCCACTTTCAGGCATTTCAAAGATACCACCAAGAATATCTTTGATGAAAAAGGCAATAAAAGATTTGGTGCTACAAAAGAAGCAGCAGCTAAAAAACCAACAACAGTTTTTAGTGAATATTTATATCCACAGTATAAGGCACATACACAAAACCAGAATAGTAGAGGCCCTACTAcgcaaagagagagaaggaaagaaaagcctCATTTTGAAGaatttggaaaaaatacaaattcacaGAAATGCAGTGCTGAGCATGACTGTGGTGAAAATTACAATTCTTTCAGAAAGGCTTGTTCTGGTGTATTTGAATGTGCTCAACAGGAATCCATTAACCTTTTTAATGTTAAAACGTTGAATCCTGTAAGGATAGATGAATTTAGACAGTTAATTGAAAGGTATTTATTAGAAAAACTGGATAGTTTTCATCATTGGAAAGAACTTGATCACTTCATCAATAAGTTTTTCCTAAATGGTGTCTTTATACATGATCAGAAGCTCTTCACTGACTTTGTTAATGATGTTAAAGATTATCTTAAAGACATGAAGGAGTATCAAGTAGATAATGATGGAGTATTTGAGAAGTTggatggatatatgtatagaCACTTCTTTGGTCACACCTTTTCCCCTCCGTATGGACCCAG TCGACCAGATAAAAAGCAACGTATGGTAAATATTGAAAGCTCCAGGCATCGAAAACAAGAGCAGAAGCACCCTCAGCCACAACCTTATAAAAGGGAAGGTAAATGGCATAAATATGGTCGCACTAATGGAAGACACATGGCAAACCTTGAAATAGAATTGGGGCAATTACCTTTTGATCCTAAATATTGA